In the genome of Pirellulales bacterium, one region contains:
- a CDS encoding 3-deoxy-D-manno-octulosonic acid transferase, translating to MRYLFNFLYLALIALASPKLLYRVIAHGKYRRGWLEKLFGLVPRRSGDGPCVWFHAVSVGEVNLLVPLLVEITRRQPGWRCVMSTTTATGFATAQKKYPSLTVFYCPLDFTWAVAAAMRRIRPTCLVLAELELWPNLIAAARRSNARVAVVNGRLSERSFNGYRRMRRLIARTLSRLELLAVQNDEYAERFLMLGAAPGTVCVTGSMKFDGAQTDRQNAATVRLRRLAGIVDGDVVFLAGSTQEGEEQAALSAYDALAGEHPALRLLVVPRHPERFDAVAALLDRSGFDWQRRSRLDEEGARPAARVLLVDTIGELGAWWGTADIAFVGGSLGNRGGQNMIEPAAYGAAVCFGPNTRNFRDIVEQMLSGRAAAVVADAGELTEFVRRCLTDRSFAEALGQRARRLVLSQLGATDRTFELLSPLVDICCSHSACAA from the coding sequence CGGGTGATCGCACACGGCAAGTATCGCCGCGGCTGGCTGGAAAAACTGTTTGGCCTTGTGCCACGGCGCAGCGGCGACGGACCTTGCGTCTGGTTTCATGCCGTGAGCGTGGGCGAGGTGAATCTACTCGTCCCGCTGCTGGTGGAGATCACGCGGCGGCAGCCGGGCTGGCGGTGCGTGATGTCGACCACCACCGCCACCGGATTCGCCACGGCGCAGAAAAAGTATCCGAGTCTGACGGTCTTTTATTGTCCGCTCGATTTCACCTGGGCGGTGGCGGCGGCGATGCGCCGCATCCGTCCGACGTGCCTGGTGTTGGCGGAGCTGGAGCTGTGGCCCAACTTGATCGCCGCGGCACGCCGCAGTAATGCACGCGTGGCCGTGGTCAACGGCCGGCTGAGCGAGCGGAGCTTCAACGGCTACCGTCGCATGCGCCGGCTGATCGCCCGGACGCTTTCGCGACTCGAACTGCTTGCCGTGCAGAACGATGAATATGCCGAACGGTTCTTGATGCTGGGCGCCGCGCCGGGCACCGTCTGCGTCACCGGTTCGATGAAATTCGACGGCGCGCAGACCGATCGCCAGAACGCGGCCACGGTGCGGCTGCGCCGTCTGGCAGGCATCGTTGACGGCGACGTTGTTTTTCTGGCCGGCAGCACGCAGGAAGGCGAAGAACAAGCGGCCTTGTCGGCCTATGATGCGCTCGCCGGCGAGCACCCTGCGTTGCGGCTGTTAGTCGTGCCCCGTCACCCCGAGCGGTTCGACGCGGTGGCCGCCTTGCTGGATCGATCGGGCTTCGATTGGCAGCGTCGCAGTCGCCTGGATGAGGAAGGTGCGCGTCCGGCCGCGCGGGTCCTGCTGGTCGACACCATTGGCGAGTTGGGGGCCTGGTGGGGAACGGCCGACATCGCATTTGTCGGCGGCAGCCTGGGCAATCGTGGCGGGCAAAACATGATCGAGCCGGCCGCCTACGGCGCCGCCGTCTGCTTCGGCCCCAACACCCGCAACTTCCGCGACATTGTCGAGCAGATGCTATCCGGACGTGCCGCCGCCGTCGTCGCCGACGCCGGCGAGCTGACGGAATTTGTGCGTCGCTGCCTTACCGACCGCTCCTTCGCCGAGGCTCTCGGTCAACGCGCGCGGCGGCTCGTTTTAAGTCAACTCGGCGCCACAGATCGCACATTCGAGCTTCTGTCGCCGCTGGTCGACATCTGTTGCAGCCATTCCGCATGCGCGGCATAA